The Ciona intestinalis unplaced genomic scaffold, KH HT000210.1, whole genome shotgun sequence sequence ctataatatatgatatctatgctataatatatgatatctgtgctataatatatgatatctgtgctataatatatgatatctgtgctataatatatgatatctatacTGATATAAATGATATCTATGCTAAAACTCCCGTAAACCTCGAACTACTCACACCACAACCCCCCTGTGATGCAACAATGGTATTTATGATTGAGTAAATGTTTCTCTTCCTTTTCTTCTCATCCATATTTCATGAAAGAAGCAAGACGcatcaattatttaaaacgaatCCATTTCCAAGTCAAGATAAGAAGTCATAGTTGAAATGTTTTGTGAAGTCCATTTATTTGAaagtgttgtgttttattattgttacttATTAAGAATTAatgttttgtgatgtcacaataagTTTGTGTGTAATGTCATATTCGtttgtgtgtgatgtcataataagtTCATGTGTTGTCACAATAAGTTTGTGTGATGTCATGGTAAGTTTGTGTAATGTCATGATATGTAACTTAAAACTTTCATGGCCCCCTCAGCTAAAAAGCTTCCAACCCCTAAGCAATGACACCACATTAAGTTTCAATCATCTGCCAGCCTTCCATTGTTCATTAAAACTTTAGACAAAGCAGTTTCCTTCTTCCTGTGATTACTTCCTGGCATATGGATGGTTCATCCACACAATGTATTCTAACGCATGGAAACCATGAGCGTTGATATAGCTGTGTGTGCGTGATTATCAGACACAccatgtgttttatattcagtGGTTTTGCTTGGTTTAATGTTTAGCACTGAGGATGATGATAAAAGTAAAGCGAGATATTATTTGATTGAATCTTAATGAACAGTCAGGCGCGTTttactaaatgatgaaatattgtttAGTTGCAAACGTTCTTTAAATTCTTCTAAAACttggattattttttattcgaaCGTCATTTGTTAAAGTTGTGACTTAATAGAGTtaggtttttattaaatattatgaacattgtttaaaatttattgaagttgagtaagtttatattttaacatgagGAGGTTCTTTGAGACAGCCAAACACGCACAAGCGTACGCAAAGTTCCGTCCACGAACCCCGCAACGAGTTGCCGATATTGTGATGGAGTTCATGGGGGGTGGAGATGGGTGGGGGNNNNNNNNNNNNNNNNNNNNNNNNNNNNNNNNNNNNNNNNNNNNNNNNNNATGGTGGACGTGGGGTGTGGGAGTGGGCAGTCCACCGAGGTGTTCGCCCCATATTTCGATCAAGTAACCGGCGTGGATCCGAGTGAGAAGCAGATAGAGTTGGCACGAAGTGGGAATAAGTTTGCGAACGTTGAGTATAAAGTTGGGGATGGGGAGGAGTTGGCTGTGGAGGATGGTAGTGTCGATATGGTGGCGTGTGGACAGTCGGCGCATTGGTTGGATCACGGTAGGTTCTTCATGGAATGCAAAAGAGTTTTGAAGCCAAATGGATGCTTGGTGCTGCATGGATATGATCGGCCCGTTATTAGGGGGTTCCAGCCAAAAGTTGAGGGTTTGGGTGAAGTTTTGGAAAAATCCGATGAAATTTTCAAACAGTTTTACGAGAAATGTTTATTCCATCCACGACGCCACCATGTGGACAATCATTATCGGGACATAGAGATCTTATATGAAAGTCAGAGAAAAGTTCGTGACGAGTCAGCAAAAATTGAGTTTAACGGAAAATTTTCAGATTTCGTTTCCTATTTGTCGACTTGGTCGGGTTACCGAAGTTTTAtggaaaaaatatcaaaagatTTCGAAAAGTCGTCGataattgataaaaattcACCAGAATTACAAAAAGATATTTTGTACCAGTTGTGTAAagatttgaaacaaatttgggCGT is a genomic window containing:
- the LOC100176950 gene encoding putative methyltransferase DDB_G0268948; the protein is MVDVGCGSGQSTEVFAPYFDQVTGVDPSEKQIELARSGNKFANVEYKVGDGEELAVEDGSVDMVACGQSAHWLDHGRFFMECKRVLKPNGCLVLHGYDRPVIRGFQPKVEGLGEVLEKSDEIFKQFYEKCLFHPRRHHVDNHYRDIEILYESQRKVRDESAKIEFNGKFSDFVSYLSTWSGYRSFMEKISKDFEKSSIIDKNSPELQKDILYQLCKDLKQIWACDKLNDDEIMVDVAWDVFIIMSEVPHLKTT